The following proteins are co-located in the Dyadobacter chenwenxiniae genome:
- a CDS encoding OmpA family protein — MKEHESEWISVSDFMASLIGVLVIFLIAAVIEESGVGNSVEEIERRKEEKAIEVMLRGIAQETKNERNPNSIFKIYPERRTLEMDTAHFASGSPCLAKEAEIQLRRHAAKISELLVTYNRAIVTIEGYADTTRVPQSTFFPCGKNSYQYGDNVTLSLHRAQEARSILISEWNNVKLSERVAILGYGATKPAPGAKSLNANRRVLVRFVPGTKART; from the coding sequence ATGAAAGAACATGAATCGGAATGGATTTCCGTGTCTGACTTTATGGCATCCCTGATCGGAGTGCTTGTTATTTTCCTCATAGCCGCGGTAATAGAGGAATCGGGTGTGGGAAATTCGGTGGAGGAGATCGAGAGGAGAAAGGAGGAAAAGGCCATTGAAGTGATGTTGAGAGGGATTGCCCAGGAAACCAAAAATGAAAGAAATCCAAATAGTATCTTCAAAATTTATCCAGAAAGGCGCACTTTAGAGATGGATACTGCTCACTTTGCAAGTGGTAGTCCATGTCTTGCAAAGGAAGCGGAAATTCAGCTGCGTCGGCATGCAGCTAAAATCAGTGAGCTGCTGGTTACTTATAACCGCGCGATTGTTACCATAGAAGGATATGCGGACACTACCCGTGTTCCTCAATCAACATTCTTTCCCTGTGGTAAAAATTCTTACCAATACGGAGACAACGTGACGCTGTCATTACACCGTGCTCAGGAAGCGAGGTCTATATTAATAAGTGAATGGAATAATGTTAAACTCTCTGAGAGGGTTGCTATTTTGGGATACGGAGCGACCAAGCCAGCTCCGGGAGCGAAATCATTAAACGCGAACCGTCGGGTACTCGTCCGGTTTGTGCCTGGTACTAAGGCAAGAACATGA
- a CDS encoding AAA family ATPase, producing the protein MNAKDPNQNENPLLKNSLKVISQYHGADYVYFVAIKSYLGTFPVIFYEKSLNELSIDIEGVNLSQVSAFPNNGELVFIRKLINISPTRKLKFYGDKPSPFAIDAFFTSNLFATKKGWIDVRSTQYAAVKINKYLNGVLCLGSKNEGFKFLAELQSDYFHSLPGYIFSVTDSLLKGIENLSMYSQKSRKVDLSTQLYNRALFEASNENSEDPNYASELAKKATELLQADRTHVFVKNNDELQLVGRDKKLHSNPAFFLKDQENAGNQTWMLIRNAEKLIKNNSKRSKYVLSESNCISTVYDLQNERTGFANRDLAIQEGLHSMLTVLLYDQDENKVLGVMNIFSQWEEPMFDYRINELMSLAKIATKQLQKLSGRRMITELESSLLDKGLIANGEVPASIKSTQVKEGIENLKQLIKLYGKGYVEHKEKKVSVEEFEQALLFRQNCDSLHLDSLILNDVNFFSDTQWFLNNKMNIILGNNGYGKSYLLRTIVSLLQNKVENLRQFFSDQPDDVESFIQLNLIKEPHRQKPEISSIYFNEADFRKEDGIGKGVFPVLAIPDVRSVRQSGSIGGIFGHLNGDLKRIGAAAFLNRQPFENFIEEFLNDLCLTYFESYTGLLKKEFARADDSPPIHAATHTKENLLAKAFHHPKLDFLKKVMHDLTGDESFSFVSIEHLVNSSGYRFLVKTSESNSPVPIQQLSQGSMSILAIFGIIFRFLDALYPRYATKKGRTVRISSSAADMKCWRAVVFIDEIDAHLHPSWQQKILFLLQEYFPEVQFIVTAHSPLVVAGARAGQVSVLRNEDGKYALRNSYRDYIGVETIDIYRTLFEIEDHDLNYLKYVATIPTIRKKEKRLEELTKQTAGNLSKEQELELTELREELEQVKRFVEKFKII; encoded by the coding sequence ATGAATGCCAAAGATCCGAATCAGAACGAAAATCCTCTCTTAAAAAATTCGTTGAAGGTCATAAGCCAATACCACGGTGCCGACTATGTATATTTTGTGGCTATTAAGAGTTATCTGGGAACTTTCCCCGTCATCTTTTATGAAAAATCACTCAACGAACTATCCATAGATATTGAAGGCGTAAATCTCTCACAAGTATCTGCTTTCCCAAACAATGGAGAACTCGTCTTCATCAGGAAACTGATTAATATCAGTCCAACTAGAAAATTAAAATTCTATGGTGACAAGCCATCTCCTTTCGCCATTGACGCATTTTTCACCTCTAATCTCTTCGCAACAAAAAAGGGTTGGATCGATGTAAGATCTACTCAATATGCCGCGGTCAAAATCAACAAATATTTAAATGGGGTCCTGTGCCTTGGAAGTAAAAATGAGGGCTTCAAGTTCTTAGCAGAGCTACAATCAGATTATTTTCATTCTTTACCTGGATACATATTTTCAGTCACCGACAGCCTTCTAAAAGGTATTGAAAATCTTTCGATGTATTCTCAGAAAAGTCGCAAAGTTGATCTTAGCACCCAATTATATAATAGAGCGCTATTTGAGGCGAGCAACGAAAACTCAGAAGATCCCAATTACGCTAGTGAACTAGCCAAAAAGGCGACCGAATTGTTGCAGGCGGATAGAACACACGTTTTTGTAAAAAATAATGATGAGCTACAACTTGTAGGAAGAGACAAAAAACTGCATTCTAATCCGGCATTTTTCTTAAAAGATCAAGAAAATGCAGGCAACCAGACGTGGATGCTCATTAGAAACGCAGAAAAATTAATTAAAAATAATTCGAAGCGATCCAAGTATGTTCTCAGCGAGTCGAATTGTATCTCTACTGTTTATGATTTACAAAATGAGCGAACTGGATTTGCAAACCGAGATCTTGCTATCCAGGAGGGCTTACACAGCATGTTGACGGTTTTACTTTATGATCAGGATGAAAACAAAGTTCTGGGAGTAATGAATATTTTTTCTCAGTGGGAAGAGCCAATGTTCGACTATCGTATTAATGAATTGATGAGCCTGGCAAAGATTGCCACTAAGCAACTGCAAAAACTGAGCGGACGCCGAATGATCACAGAGCTAGAGTCCAGTCTTTTAGACAAGGGACTAATCGCAAATGGGGAAGTACCGGCAAGCATCAAAAGCACACAAGTAAAAGAAGGAATTGAAAATCTCAAACAACTGATAAAACTATATGGGAAGGGATATGTAGAACATAAGGAAAAAAAGGTGTCTGTCGAAGAGTTCGAGCAAGCCCTCCTTTTTAGGCAAAATTGTGATTCACTCCACCTAGACAGCCTAATTTTAAACGACGTAAATTTTTTTAGTGATACCCAATGGTTCCTAAACAACAAGATGAACATAATTCTTGGTAACAATGGGTATGGAAAAAGTTACTTGTTGCGAACTATTGTGTCCTTGCTCCAAAATAAGGTAGAAAACCTCAGGCAATTTTTCTCTGATCAGCCTGACGATGTAGAGTCTTTCATCCAACTTAATCTAATAAAAGAGCCACATAGGCAAAAACCAGAAATTTCATCAATCTATTTCAACGAAGCCGATTTTCGAAAGGAAGATGGAATTGGTAAAGGTGTATTTCCGGTCTTGGCTATCCCTGATGTTCGATCTGTGAGACAATCCGGTTCTATCGGAGGAATATTTGGGCACCTAAACGGAGATCTCAAGCGAATAGGGGCTGCTGCATTCTTAAACCGGCAGCCATTCGAAAATTTTATTGAAGAATTTCTAAACGACTTGTGCCTTACTTATTTTGAATCATACACTGGTCTTTTAAAAAAAGAGTTCGCCAGGGCCGACGATTCACCTCCAATACATGCAGCAACACACACAAAAGAGAACCTGTTGGCCAAGGCATTTCATCATCCCAAATTGGACTTTCTAAAAAAAGTCATGCATGACTTGACAGGAGATGAAAGCTTCTCCTTTGTATCCATTGAGCACCTGGTCAATAGTTCAGGATACCGCTTCTTGGTGAAAACCAGCGAGTCAAACAGTCCGGTCCCCATCCAGCAGTTATCGCAGGGATCCATGTCGATACTGGCTATTTTTGGTATCATTTTCCGTTTCTTGGATGCATTGTATCCGCGGTATGCTACAAAAAAAGGCAGAACAGTGAGAATAAGTTCAAGCGCAGCTGACATGAAATGTTGGAGAGCTGTTGTCTTTATCGATGAGATTGATGCGCATCTACATCCTAGCTGGCAGCAGAAAATCCTGTTCTTATTACAAGAATATTTTCCCGAAGTTCAGTTTATTGTTACTGCACACAGCCCACTTGTCGTTGCCGGCGCTAGGGCCGGGCAAGTTTCAGTACTAAGAAATGAAGATGGGAAATATGCTTTAAGAAACAGCTACCGAGACTATATCGGGGTGGAAACAATTGACATCTACCGGACGCTTTTTGAAATTGAAGATCATGATCTGAATTATCTAAAATATGTCGCAACAATTCCAACCATACGTAAAAAGGAGAAGCGACTAGAGGAGCTTACCAAGCAAACAGCAGGCAACCTAAGCAAAGAACAGGAGCTTGAACTAACAGAGTTGCGCGAGGAACTGGAGCAAGTTAAAAGATTTGTAGAAAAATTCAAGATAATCTGA
- a CDS encoding NCS2 family permease, producing the protein MITNETHQPKIVSKATFRTEFIAGLSTFLTLSYIFLLNPILLSKTGINISAAFFATVISAALSTLLMGFWARLPFAVAPAPSITTFFVSYVCIKLGLSWQAALSAVVLSGLLSIVMTYLSVRGKLIESISPGLRSGVLFALSGFLIANGLTQAKLFAYSEGFLDFSKFSFSIPNTIVLLVGLLTTLLFRIKRIRFSGAPIIGIVVASIVASYFGIKANSKAEFSSDMFSSIGNLDFSTLLDERFLLSMLVFFIIDFFGGVGKYIGLFAAMDNKARELEEKNIGRALYVDGIGNIIGGILGASSLAVFVSSAVGILAGGRTGMTAIVTAGFMLLSLAIIPLVGAIPVEVTSGILVYVGCLLIPYDALFDKVHRNFTRFDLAVSVAAAIISFTTYGIDKAILLVFLVYTGQIVLKGARREDLTLIVTTLLLLAAVVAQSLL; encoded by the coding sequence ATGATCACTAATGAGACCCATCAACCGAAAATCGTTTCGAAAGCTACTTTTCGGACAGAATTTATCGCTGGATTGTCTACTTTTCTGACGCTATCATACATATTCTTATTAAACCCGATTCTACTGTCAAAAACGGGTATCAATATCAGTGCTGCATTTTTTGCTACGGTGATCTCTGCTGCGCTGTCGACTTTGTTGATGGGCTTTTGGGCTAGATTGCCTTTTGCGGTTGCACCTGCTCCCTCTATCACGACCTTCTTTGTCTCGTACGTATGCATAAAACTGGGTCTTTCCTGGCAGGCAGCACTTTCGGCAGTAGTGCTATCAGGCCTGCTTAGCATCGTGATGACTTACCTGTCAGTTCGTGGCAAGCTGATAGAATCAATTTCTCCGGGACTTCGAAGTGGTGTGTTGTTTGCTTTGAGTGGGTTTCTGATTGCAAATGGCCTGACTCAGGCTAAATTATTTGCCTATAGTGAAGGCTTTCTTGACTTTTCGAAATTCAGCTTCTCCATTCCAAACACAATTGTGTTGCTTGTTGGTCTGTTAACAACGCTTTTGTTCCGAATAAAGCGTATTCGGTTTTCTGGTGCACCGATAATTGGAATTGTCGTAGCTTCCATTGTTGCTTCGTACTTTGGGATTAAGGCCAACTCTAAGGCCGAGTTTTCCAGTGATATGTTTTCGTCAATTGGAAACCTGGACTTTAGCACTTTGCTGGATGAGCGTTTTCTACTTTCTATGCTCGTATTTTTTATTATTGATTTCTTTGGAGGAGTGGGCAAATATATCGGACTTTTTGCCGCTATGGACAACAAGGCGCGAGAGTTGGAAGAAAAGAACATTGGCCGGGCCCTTTATGTTGATGGAATAGGAAATATTATAGGAGGTATTCTTGGAGCTTCCAGTCTCGCAGTTTTTGTATCTAGTGCTGTTGGTATCTTAGCCGGAGGGCGTACTGGGATGACCGCGATAGTTACTGCGGGTTTTATGCTTCTAAGTCTTGCCATAATCCCGCTTGTGGGAGCAATTCCAGTCGAAGTGACCTCCGGTATTCTTGTTTACGTGGGATGCCTTCTTATACCGTATGATGCCTTGTTTGATAAGGTTCACAGAAATTTTACGAGATTTGACCTAGCAGTATCAGTGGCAGCAGCAATCATATCTTTCACCACATATGGCATTGATAAGGCTATTCTACTTGTCTTTCTGGTCTATACGGGACAGATAGTATTGAAAGGCGCCAGAAGAGAAGACCTCACATTGATTGTAACCACTCTTTTGTTGTTGGCTGCCGTAGTCGCCCAGTCTTTGTTGTAA
- a CDS encoding tyrosine-type recombinase/integrase yields MPKAQLHLLTVQQVERVQPAKADQMLNDGGGLYLFIRRYGAKQWIFRYTSPLANKRRKQSLGALSEISLREARRLASEKRELLARGLDPLYEAAIRKVDKAKDFNDWEAKQRSKVKTVFSEWKRAELQNRKDLGAEIERTFEKDVFPLIGNKHIAEVTRADVKAILDRPLTRKSKRMANRLLSDLKQFFGYADDEELITLNPTRRLTKERVGGKERSRKRYLTVSELKLLHENLPTSGLRTEYQHLIWLLLATGCRVNEILRAKWSHFDFQKQLLVIPAEHSKNTNSHHVYLSEFALQQLRQLHETRTTEWLVPNRTSNGPITRQVLTKQVTDRQQDVGVKGRVANNRTLILPNGKWVIHDLRRTTATLMQELGILPHIIKKCLNQKTEDKIMETYQRAELATQQQRAFKQLGLFLENLGIEDEREPTAINDPR; encoded by the coding sequence ATGCCTAAGGCTCAGCTGCACCTATTGACAGTACAGCAGGTAGAACGTGTTCAACCAGCTAAAGCTGATCAGATGCTCAATGATGGTGGTGGGCTTTACTTGTTCATTCGCCGTTATGGGGCGAAGCAATGGATATTCCGATATACCTCTCCGCTGGCAAACAAGCGACGTAAGCAATCGCTGGGAGCACTTTCTGAAATTTCACTGAGAGAGGCAAGGCGGTTGGCTTCGGAGAAAAGGGAGCTATTGGCTCGGGGCCTAGATCCATTGTATGAGGCTGCAATCCGGAAGGTTGACAAGGCTAAGGACTTCAACGACTGGGAAGCAAAACAACGCAGTAAGGTTAAAACGGTATTTTCAGAGTGGAAGCGAGCTGAATTGCAGAACCGGAAGGACCTCGGTGCTGAGATCGAGCGCACGTTTGAAAAGGACGTTTTCCCATTAATTGGCAACAAGCATATTGCGGAAGTTACTCGGGCGGATGTGAAAGCCATCTTGGACAGGCCATTAACCCGGAAATCGAAGCGCATGGCTAACCGCCTATTGTCGGATCTAAAACAGTTCTTTGGCTATGCAGATGATGAAGAATTGATCACGTTGAACCCTACACGCCGCTTGACGAAAGAGCGTGTAGGCGGGAAGGAGCGCTCACGGAAGCGGTACCTTACAGTTTCGGAACTTAAACTGCTTCATGAAAACCTACCTACTTCGGGTTTACGCACGGAATATCAACATTTGATTTGGTTGCTCCTGGCAACGGGCTGCCGTGTCAATGAAATCCTGAGGGCTAAATGGTCGCACTTCGATTTTCAGAAACAGCTTCTGGTGATTCCAGCGGAGCACTCGAAGAATACGAACAGTCATCACGTATATCTATCTGAGTTTGCATTGCAGCAGCTCCGGCAATTACACGAAACCAGGACTACCGAATGGCTAGTACCAAATCGTACCAGTAATGGTCCAATAACTCGCCAAGTTTTAACTAAACAGGTAACTGATCGACAACAAGACGTCGGTGTCAAAGGTCGTGTCGCTAATAATCGTACCTTGATTCTGCCTAACGGAAAGTGGGTAATCCACGATCTACGGCGCACAACAGCAACCTTGATGCAGGAGCTAGGCATTCTGCCTCATATCATCAAGAAATGTCTGAATCAGAAAACGGAAGATAAGATCATGGAGACGTATCAACGTGCTGAGTTAGCTACCCAGCAACAAAGAGCTTTTAAGCAACTGGGATTATTCCTGGAGAACCTTGGGATAGAAGATGAACGAGAGCCTACTGCAATTAATGATCCACGTTGA
- a CDS encoding lipid A-modifier LpxR family protein translates to MKTLILCLLTLSFELALAFDDPPRSRRKLYSHYSGRAIGTLSMQIDQDFFADLINNQDRNYTQGTAFSYSQLGHEKENIIFTPLNLIYKLHDRLFILSRDNYFDFQELPAQIGFGVSAFTPLNIRTYIPEYGDRPYSNMVFLQTTRTRTFRRSVRSWSLVYGLLGTNVSQEFQSFAHSYWFTGRGIPLGWDTQISKGGHFAFLIQNSFKAPVRTFKFDEARKGELFKSDKWWKEWLRWDASYGLESAAGYYTYFSGNIGLRAGKINFANFGKGQNTILSAVDKKNEAGVINENPVVEDPIWEHFLYASLSPRLFARNALISGQKNIESGYALDSKYMNTFVAELEIGWTSSRTRRITQTNAETGVKKLLSLDSFQASISIKRRSPEIKYPGFRRPHYWGCVSVSVPFH, encoded by the coding sequence ATGAAAACACTGATACTCTGCCTTTTAACACTATCGTTTGAACTAGCTCTGGCATTCGATGATCCCCCACGATCACGTAGAAAATTATATTCTCACTATTCGGGACGTGCCATTGGAACTTTATCAATGCAAATCGACCAAGATTTTTTTGCGGATTTGATAAACAATCAAGATCGAAACTATACTCAAGGGACTGCTTTTTCATATTCTCAGCTTGGGCATGAAAAAGAAAATATAATTTTCACACCATTAAACTTAATCTACAAATTGCACGACAGACTATTTATTTTGTCGCGTGATAACTATTTTGATTTTCAAGAGTTACCCGCACAAATTGGGTTTGGCGTCTCGGCATTTACTCCATTGAACATTAGGACATATATACCGGAATATGGCGACCGTCCTTATTCAAATATGGTTTTCCTGCAAACGACTCGTACGCGAACTTTCCGTAGGAGTGTACGTTCCTGGTCTCTTGTCTATGGTCTACTCGGAACCAACGTAAGTCAGGAATTCCAAAGTTTTGCTCACTCCTACTGGTTCACCGGAAGAGGCATTCCACTTGGGTGGGACACTCAAATATCAAAAGGAGGGCACTTTGCTTTTTTAATACAAAATTCATTTAAGGCTCCAGTTAGAACTTTCAAATTCGATGAAGCGCGGAAAGGAGAATTGTTTAAGTCTGATAAATGGTGGAAAGAATGGTTGAGATGGGATGCGAGTTATGGATTGGAATCAGCCGCTGGATATTATACGTATTTTAGCGGGAATATAGGACTACGAGCCGGAAAAATTAACTTCGCAAATTTTGGTAAAGGACAGAACACAATTTTAAGCGCGGTCGATAAAAAAAACGAAGCCGGCGTCATAAATGAAAATCCGGTAGTTGAAGATCCGATATGGGAGCATTTCCTATATGCAAGCCTATCTCCAAGGCTTTTTGCTCGGAACGCATTAATATCGGGACAAAAAAATATAGAATCAGGCTACGCTTTGGATTCAAAATACATGAATACGTTCGTAGCGGAGCTAGAAATTGGCTGGACATCCAGTCGCACAAGAAGAATAACTCAGACAAATGCAGAGACCGGGGTAAAAAAGTTGTTGTCTCTTGACAGCTTCCAAGCATCGATCTCAATCAAACGTCGAAGTCCTGAAATAAAATATCCCGGCTTTAGGCGGCCACACTACTGGGGTTGCGTATCAGTGTCCGTACCGTTTCACTAA
- a CDS encoding trypsin-like serine peptidase, translated as MKSFTLNHVLLALILIISCTACQRLNPSGTTTEANSTVRELSPDLNQQIMLLSQELRLRQKSTSIDKWLNIGSELTDTVFIATDTGIVARKETLKVNFEEAFKKFEFDTLSSVLSALIDQRDTLRLQFFEDNRKEICEEENKDRLENSGRVVAIFDRSSISSVGSSKSEIKTNAFISVGSLPICNTETFLGQPSGGIGTGIAINKSTIVTAAHCIEKFSDSEAAQRLRFIFDFRCIKDGKVIIDNNRIFSLKSIIKREKIPGTRDYALLLTDRDLPVPDKQVRMAKVILPGDSLYVIGHPLGLPLKIADGATVIDRNDPNFLSATLDTYAGNSGSPVFNAKDELVGILARGGIDMRQPVGKNCAESIVCTAITNAGACQGEKISRVSQFVSSIPLNSH; from the coding sequence ATGAAATCTTTTACGCTCAATCATGTTCTGCTAGCACTTATCCTAATCATAAGTTGTACTGCATGTCAGAGGTTAAATCCATCTGGCACAACTACTGAGGCAAACTCAACAGTGAGAGAGTTGAGCCCTGACTTGAATCAACAAATTATGCTTCTCTCGCAGGAGCTAAGACTTCGACAAAAGTCAACAAGTATCGATAAATGGCTTAATATTGGATCAGAACTCACAGACACTGTATTCATTGCAACTGATACAGGCATCGTGGCACGGAAGGAAACCTTAAAAGTCAATTTTGAAGAAGCATTCAAAAAGTTCGAATTTGATACCCTAAGTTCGGTTTTATCAGCATTAATTGATCAACGTGATACCCTGCGTCTTCAATTTTTCGAAGATAATCGAAAAGAAATATGCGAGGAAGAAAATAAGGATAGATTAGAAAACTCAGGCAGGGTTGTAGCGATATTTGACCGATCAAGTATCTCAAGTGTTGGCAGTTCAAAGTCCGAGATTAAGACCAACGCTTTTATTTCGGTCGGAAGCTTGCCAATTTGTAATACTGAAACCTTTCTAGGCCAACCTAGCGGCGGCATTGGAACAGGCATAGCGATCAATAAATCTACGATAGTCACAGCAGCACATTGTATTGAAAAATTCTCGGACTCTGAAGCCGCTCAACGATTACGTTTCATTTTTGACTTCCGATGCATTAAGGACGGGAAAGTTATAATTGATAACAACCGAATATTTTCACTAAAGTCTATTATCAAACGAGAGAAAATACCCGGAACTAGGGACTATGCTTTACTACTTACAGATAGAGATCTCCCCGTTCCTGACAAACAAGTTCGCATGGCAAAAGTAATCCTACCCGGCGATAGTCTGTATGTGATTGGGCATCCGTTGGGTCTTCCTTTGAAAATTGCTGACGGTGCTACGGTGATAGATCGCAACGATCCTAATTTTTTGTCTGCGACACTCGACACTTATGCTGGAAACTCAGGCTCCCCAGTGTTTAATGCGAAAGACGAGCTTGTCGGCATACTCGCACGAGGCGGAATAGACATGAGGCAACCTGTCGGCAAGAACTGCGCAGAATCGATTGTATGTACCGCTATCACGAATGCGGGTGCGTGCCAGGGAGAGAAGATTTCCAGAGTGAGCCAATTTGTGTCATCGATACCGCTAAATAGTCATTAA
- a CDS encoding ATP-binding protein, producing MNKSVIDQFLKPKNCEHYAEHVVDVDQIRVSRLFPENGSPSNSEILIAGLHLKECLRCGAILTDFDKHRIKTISRMLSELQSLYQGREITLRLKESKAEPVSTNLTVLGSPELTEKVSFQAVYPRFGLDDVILNRATQKKLEEVSIRLKYGDLFFVRYNFQKVRPYGRATVVLFYGASGTGKTRTAEGLAQSLGLKFLDVNLSDLTSRFMSQTSKNIQQAFDQASDQNALIFFDEADTVLGKRLSDISQGVEAEINMARSTMLKELERFNGVCVFATNFVGAIDKAFTRRISYIVPFELPDAEHRKSLWDYFLLETLPLENPKNEWIDELVELSEGMTGADIVLAIELTFPMAIVEDENQPVIRKNFLLQSLFEMKRGKKIIGTSKELEQIKDTFNLK from the coding sequence ATGAACAAATCTGTAATTGATCAGTTTTTGAAACCTAAAAATTGCGAACATTATGCTGAACATGTTGTAGATGTTGACCAGATACGGGTCTCTCGGCTCTTTCCGGAAAATGGTTCACCATCTAATTCTGAAATTCTGATTGCTGGCTTGCATTTAAAGGAGTGCCTTAGGTGTGGAGCAATCCTGACAGATTTTGATAAACACAGAATTAAAACTATCTCACGAATGCTTTCGGAGTTGCAGAGCTTGTATCAAGGGCGCGAGATCACTCTACGGCTCAAAGAGAGTAAAGCCGAGCCTGTCAGCACGAATTTGACGGTACTTGGAAGTCCGGAATTGACGGAAAAGGTTTCCTTTCAAGCAGTTTACCCCCGCTTTGGTTTGGATGATGTAATTCTCAACAGGGCAACTCAAAAAAAGCTTGAGGAAGTCAGCATCAGGCTCAAATATGGCGACTTGTTTTTTGTACGCTACAATTTTCAGAAGGTCCGTCCTTACGGGCGCGCTACTGTGGTGTTGTTCTATGGCGCCTCCGGAACAGGGAAAACTCGAACGGCAGAAGGATTAGCTCAAAGTCTGGGCCTGAAATTTCTGGATGTAAACCTGTCCGATCTTACCAGTCGCTTTATGTCTCAGACTAGTAAAAATATTCAGCAGGCATTCGATCAGGCAAGTGACCAGAATGCATTAATCTTTTTTGATGAAGCCGATACTGTGCTGGGGAAGCGGCTCAGTGATATTTCACAAGGGGTTGAGGCAGAGATCAACATGGCTCGTTCTACCATGTTGAAAGAATTAGAAAGATTCAATGGAGTTTGTGTATTTGCGACCAATTTTGTGGGAGCAATTGATAAAGCGTTTACTAGGAGGATTTCATACATTGTCCCATTTGAGCTACCGGATGCTGAACACCGTAAGTCTTTATGGGATTATTTCTTACTGGAAACATTGCCTTTGGAGAATCCGAAAAATGAGTGGATCGACGAATTGGTTGAACTAAGTGAAGGCATGACGGGTGCCGACATCGTTCTGGCAATCGAATTGACATTTCCAATGGCGATAGTAGAAGACGAAAATCAGCCAGTTATTAGAAAGAATTTTTTACTCCAGTCGCTGTTTGAAATGAAGCGGGGGAAAAAGATAATAGGTACCAGCAAAGAGCTGGAACAGATAAAAGACACGTTTAACTTAAAATAA